CGAAGTGGGGGTTTTCCGGGATTAAATAAGTGCCTTCGATGCTCTTATTATTGATCAGAAAATATTCGGTGTCGGCATCGGGGATAAGGTAATGAAAAGCAGTGAAGTGGTAGCTTGTTTTTTTCTTTGGATCAAAGACAATGTGATATTCAAGCTCTTCTTCGGTTTTGTTTTTTTGTCGACCATCATGGTCGTATTTGCTTTCTTTTCCTCTGGAAAAATTCAGGTTAGTCTCTTTGTTGATGAAATGGCAGAGTCGGTAATCTTTCAACGAACAGGTGATGGCGAGTAGGGTAAAATCCAACTCTTCATTCATGTCCATATCCAATCTTGCTACTAACTTATTGACCACTTTATTGTTTAAATATATGTCCCTCTGCTAACGAAGGTACTAATAATTTTGAGGTAGGAATATACTTTTTGTGTAAAATTTGAGTTAATTAGCTGAGCGTTTGGAATACAAAATATTTTTTGTTATACTTGAACTAAGTTAATATAGAGTGGGTTAGCTAGTATAAGACGCGAATAAGTTCGGTCGCCTAACATGGTGACTTTCATCTAAATATCAATTTAGGTTTGAATTTTGATGAAATTTATTTTTCTTTGCACAGATTTATTAAACAATTAAACTATAAAATCATGTCAGATATCGCTTCAAGAGTAAAAGCAATTATCGTTGAAAAATTAGGTGTTGACGAAAACGAAGTAACACCAGAAGCTTCATTCACTAATGATTTAGGTGCTGATTCACTTGACACTGTTGAGTTGATCATGGAGTTTGAAAAAGAATTCAACGTTGCTATTCCTGATGATCAAGCAGAGACTATTGGTACTGTTGGTCAAGCAATCGCTTATTTAGAAAAAAACGTTAACTAACTAATTTAATTAGGCTAATCGTAATAAATGGAGCTTAAAAGAGTAGTAGTAACAGGATTAGGCGCCCTTACACCAATTGGTAATACCGTCTCAGCTTACTGGGAGGCGTTAATAAATGGTGTAAGCGGAGCTGCTCCTATTACGCATTTTGATGCGTCAAAATTCAAGACTCAGTTTGCATGTGAGGTAAAGGGGTTTGATCCGCATGAATTTATGGATCGTAAGGAAGCTCGTAAAGTCGATCCTTTTGTACAGTATGCAATTGCGTCAACAGATGAGGCAATTAAAGATGCTGGCTTAGATTTTGAAAAATTAGATACAAATCGTATCGGAGTAATTTGGGGATCAGGAATTGGAGGTTTAACAACTTTCACTGAAGAGGTTGCAAACTTTGCAAAGGGAGATGGAACACCTCG
The Sphingobacterium multivorum genome window above contains:
- a CDS encoding IPExxxVDY family protein — translated: MVNKLVARLDMDMNEELDFTLLAITCSLKDYRLCHFINKETNLNFSRGKESKYDHDGRQKNKTEEELEYHIVFDPKKKTSYHFTAFHYLIPDADTEYFLINNKSIEGTYLIPENPHFDFFIIIKNYICEDDVEHIIKRINKLPEVVIAKEISPKILKSKENLIF
- a CDS encoding acyl carrier protein, with amino-acid sequence MSDIASRVKAIIVEKLGVDENEVTPEASFTNDLGADSLDTVELIMEFEKEFNVAIPDDQAETIGTVGQAIAYLEKNVN